A stretch of Planococcus citri chromosome 5, ihPlaCitr1.1, whole genome shotgun sequence DNA encodes these proteins:
- the LOC135849337 gene encoding uncharacterized protein LOC135849337 isoform X1, with protein sequence MLSRKLIALYLRPQIPSYTSSRLLRGGYTFELKKSTSKPKPSDDAKRRRFQAIHKSNPGAGGALHMIEERKGKLHPDIDYDYIEDSTIGLENYDAQFQEKLQLSENEFDRSSLNNIKRKYFKEPKLPNMVPYCEKQDMKRLNESDPENWDIEKLSESYPVTPEIAKKILRSPFTAYTVEQVKKHDEIVKRNWKLFKEGKLDMSPELRSHYEKFVDRVSFETQEHVIKKYLPPKPNFELNLKRKEFGSIIEKYEQTKPKPSKIQIDQDNNKQVYEDIKFQPKMITEESRRTYGKSVTLDNLRKDIKTNPERPSELSKLIVEMEKKHLPASESKPKVDIIPETDYLAEAEVVDKTYEHSLSEINDGFPLRIKIPKDQWKRNKLYQVKDRFYNDNGHFLYRVPGLFN encoded by the exons ATGTTATCAAGAAAACTTATTGCATTGTACCTTCGTCCACAAATTCCATCTTATACTTCATCAAGACTGTTACGAGGAGGTTATACatttgaattgaagaaatcgaCTTCCAAACCAAAACCGTCTGATGATGCGAAACGCCGCAGATTTCAGGCAATTCATAAAAGCAATCCGGGCGCTGGCGGTGCTCTGCATATGATTGAAGAACGCAAAGGTAAACTACATCCAGATATTGACTACGACTACATCGAAGATTCTACTATTGGTTTGGAAAATTACGACGcccaatttcaagaaaaattaca aTTATCCGAAAATGAATTCGATCGTTCATCGTTGAATAATATTAAACGTAAATACTTTAAAGAACCTAAACTTCCAAATATGGTACCGTACTGTGAGAAACAAGATATGAAGCGTTTAAATGAAAGCGATCCGGAGAACTgggatattgaaaaattatctgaaagCTATCCCGTTACTCCTGAGATAGCCAAA AAAATCCTTCGTTCGCCGTTCACTGCTTATACAGTTGAGCAAGTGAAAAAACACGATGAAATAGTCAAACGTAATTGGAAACTATTCAAGGAAGGTAAACTAGATATGAGTCCAGAATTACGCAGCCATTATGAGAAGTTTGTCGACAGAGTTTCATTTGAAACACAGGAACACG tgATAAAGAAATATCTGCCTCCGAAACCGAACTTCGAATTgaacttgaaaagaaaagaattcgGTAGTATAATCGAAAAATACGAGcaaacaaaaccaaaaccgagtaAAATACAAATAGATCAGGACAACAATAAGCAAGTATACGAAGATATAAAATTTCAGCCTAAAATGATTACCGAAGAATCTAGACGAACTTATGGTAAATCTGTCACGTTGGATAACTTACGTAAAGATATAAAAACTAATCCTGAACGACCATCTGAATTATCTAAACTTATTGTCGAAATGGAGAAAAAACATCTACCTGCGTCTGAATCTAAACCGAAGGTGGATATTATTCCTGAAACTGATTATTTGGCCGAAGCTGAAGTTGTGGATAAAACTTATGAGCATTCGTTGTCTGAAATAAACGACGGATTTCCTTTACGGATTAAGATACCTAAAGACCAGTGGAAACGAAACAAACTGTATCAAGTTAAAGATCGATTTTATAATGATAACGGTCATTTTTTGTACAGAGTTCCTGGACTTTTTAACTAA
- the LOC135849337 gene encoding uncharacterized protein LOC135849337 isoform X2 encodes MLSRKLIALYLRPQIPSYTSSRLLRGGYTFELKKSTSKPKPSDDAKRRRFQAIHKSNPGAGGALHMIEERKGKLHPDIDYDYIEDSTIGLENYDAQFQEKLQLSENEFDRSSLNNIKRKYFKEPKLPNMVPYCEKQDMKRLNESDPENWDIEKLSESYPVTPEIAKKILRSPFTAYTVEQVKKHDEIVKRNWKLFKEGKLDMSPELRSHYEKFVDRVSFETQEHVIKKYLPPKPNFELNLKRKEFGSIIEKYEQTKPKPSKIQIDQDNNKQVYEDIKFQPKMITEESRRTYALGLTYIAVLSN; translated from the exons ATGTTATCAAGAAAACTTATTGCATTGTACCTTCGTCCACAAATTCCATCTTATACTTCATCAAGACTGTTACGAGGAGGTTATACatttgaattgaagaaatcgaCTTCCAAACCAAAACCGTCTGATGATGCGAAACGCCGCAGATTTCAGGCAATTCATAAAAGCAATCCGGGCGCTGGCGGTGCTCTGCATATGATTGAAGAACGCAAAGGTAAACTACATCCAGATATTGACTACGACTACATCGAAGATTCTACTATTGGTTTGGAAAATTACGACGcccaatttcaagaaaaattaca aTTATCCGAAAATGAATTCGATCGTTCATCGTTGAATAATATTAAACGTAAATACTTTAAAGAACCTAAACTTCCAAATATGGTACCGTACTGTGAGAAACAAGATATGAAGCGTTTAAATGAAAGCGATCCGGAGAACTgggatattgaaaaattatctgaaagCTATCCCGTTACTCCTGAGATAGCCAAA AAAATCCTTCGTTCGCCGTTCACTGCTTATACAGTTGAGCAAGTGAAAAAACACGATGAAATAGTCAAACGTAATTGGAAACTATTCAAGGAAGGTAAACTAGATATGAGTCCAGAATTACGCAGCCATTATGAGAAGTTTGTCGACAGAGTTTCATTTGAAACACAGGAACACG tgATAAAGAAATATCTGCCTCCGAAACCGAACTTCGAATTgaacttgaaaagaaaagaattcgGTAGTATAATCGAAAAATACGAGcaaacaaaaccaaaaccgagtaAAATACAAATAGATCAGGACAACAATAAGCAAGTATACGAAGATATAAAATTTCAGCCTAAAATGATTACCGAAGAATCTAGACGAACTTATG cTCTGGGACTCACTTATATTGCAGTGTTGAGCAACTGA